Proteins encoded by one window of Molothrus ater isolate BHLD 08-10-18 breed brown headed cowbird chromosome 12, BPBGC_Mater_1.1, whole genome shotgun sequence:
- the PDPR gene encoding pyruvate dehydrogenase phosphatase regulatory subunit, mitochondrial, translating into MFLRLLSDIQWRAAHPKWRRMTGSQRSTSTTAEPHPLSLPAQAQVVICGGGIMGTSVAYHLSKMGFKDIVLLEQGRLAAGTTRFCAGIVSTARPVSIELKMAHYSNKLYQQLEQETGVQTGYMKTGSISLAQTQDRLISLKRIASSLNVMGIPCEIISPKKVSQLHPLINIHDLVGAMYVPEDALVSSANVSLALATAASRNGVQIHERTSVSHVTIQKGRVTGVETDRGRIQCEYFVNCAGQWAYELGHSGEEPVHIPVHACEHFYLLTHPLQEPLSSSLPTIVDPDGRIYIRNWQGGILSGGFEKNPKPLFTEGRNQLEIQNLQEDWDHFGPLLSALLRRMPGLEALQIMQLVNCPESFTPDMRCIMGESPTARGYFVLAGMNSAGISYGGGAGKYLAEWIVNGYPSENVWPLDLKRFGTLQSSRTFLRHRVMEVMPLMYDLKVPRWDFQTGRQLRTSPLYDRLDAQGARWMEKHGFERVKYFVPPGSDLLDLDHSKTFYKPDWFDIVGAEVKCCKEAVCVIDMSSFTKFEISSTGDQALENLQYLFSNDLDVPVGHVVHTGMLNEKGGYENDCSIARLSKRSFFMISPTDQQVHCWAWLKNRLPDDSNLVLEDVTWKYTALNLIGPRAVDVLSELSYAPMTAEHFPSLFCKEMSVGYANGIRVMSITHTGEPGFVLYIPIEYALHVYNEVMNMGQKYGIRNAGYYALRSLRIEKFFAFWGQDLDAFTTPMECGREFQVKLDKGMEFLGQDVLLEQKQNGVYKRFTMFILEDHDTDMDLWPWWGEPIFRNGRYVGKTTSSAYSYTLERHVCLGFVHHFDEQTGEELVVTTDFINQGEYEIDIAGQRFQAKAKLYPFSSLFAQRRRKDDVELSGYQRE; encoded by the exons ATGTTTCTCCGATTGCTGTCCGATATCCAGTGGCGGGCGGCTCACCCGAAATGGAGGAGGATGACCGGCTCCCAGCGAAGCACCTCCACCACAGCAGAGCCTCACCCgctttccctgccagcccaggcacaggtTGTCATCTGTGGTGGTGGAATCATGGGCACCTCTGTGGCCTATCACCTTTCcaagatgggctttaaggaTATAGTCTTACTTGAGCAGGGCAG GTTGGCTGCTGGCACCACTCGATTCTGTGCTGGCAttgtgagcacagccaggcccgTGTCCATAGAGCTGAAGATGGCACACTATTCAAACAAGCTCTACCAGCAGCTGGAACAGGAGACAGGAGTGCAAACAG GGTACATGAAGACAGGCTCTATTTCACTGGCTCAGACTCAGGACCGACTGATCTCTCTGAAGCGCATTGCTTCATCGCTGAA TGTAATGGGAATACCATGTGAAATTATCAGCCCTAAGAAAGTGTCACAGCTCCACCCACTGATCAACATCCATGACCTCGTGGGGGCCATGTATGTGCCAGAAGATGCACTCGTGTCGTCTGCCAACGTGAGTCTGGCTCTGGCAACCGCTGCCTCACGGAATG GTGTCCAGATTCACGAGCGGACGAGTGTCAGTCATGTCACAATCCAGAAGGGCCGGGTGACCGGAGTCGAGACTGACAGAGGGCGCATTCAATGCGAGTACTTCGTCAACTGTGCTGGCCAG TGGGCCTATGAGTTGGGCCACTCTGGGGAGGAACCGGTCCATATCCCAGTCCATGCCTGCGAACACTTCTACCTCCTGACACATCCTTTGCAGGAGCCTCTGTCAAGCAGCTTACCAA ctaTTGTGGACCCCGATGGCCGGATCTACATACGCAACTGGCAGGGTGGCATCCTCTCAGGAGGCTttgagaaaaaccccaaacctctctTCACGGAGGGACGGAACCAGCTGGAGATCCAGAACCTTCAAGAAGACTGGGATCATTTTG GGCCACTTCTGAGTGCCCTCCTGCGCAGGATGCCAGGTTTGGAGGCTCTGCAGATCATGCAGTTGGTGAATTGCCCAGAGTCCTTCACCCCAGACATGAGATGCATCATGGGAGAGTCACCCACTGCACGAGGCTACTTCGTTCTGGCTGGCATGAACTCAGCTGGCATCTCCTATGGTGGGGGAGCAGGCAA GTACCTGGCAGAGTGGATAGTAAATGGGTATCCGTCAGAAAATGTCTGGCCCTTGGATCTGAAACGTTTTGGAACCCTTCAGAGCAGTCGCACTTTCCTCCGCCACCGTGTGATGGAAGTCATGC CTCTCATGTATGATCTGAAAGTTCCCCGCTGGGACTTCCAGACTGGCCGGCAGCTGCGCACTTCACCGCTGTACGACCGCCTGGATGCACAGGGAGCCAGGTGGATGGAGAAGCATGGATTTGAGAGAGTCAAGTATTTTGTCCCACCTGGGAGTG ATCTGCTGGATTTGGATCACAGCAAAACCTTTTACAAACCAGACTGGTTTGATATTGTGGGTGCTGAAGTCAAGTGCTGTAAGGAAGCAGTTTGTGTTATTGACATGTCATCTTTTACCAAGTTTGAAATAAGT TCCACCGGAGACCAGGCCCTGGAGAATCTGCAGTATCTCTTCTCAAATGACCTGGATGTGCCAGTTGGGCATGTTGTGCATACAGGAATGCTTAATGAGAAAGGAGGGTATGAGAATGACTGCAGCATAGCCCGGCTCAGCAAGCGCAG CTTCTTCATGATTTCCCCTACTGACCAACAAGTTCATTGCTGGGCCTGGCTGAAGAACCGCCTGCCTGATGACAGCAACCTGGTTCTAGAGGATGTGACCTGGAAGTACACAG CTCTCAATCTGATTGGCCCCCGTGCTGTCGATGTCTTGTCAGAGTTGTCCTATGCCCCAATGACTGCAGAACACTTCCCCTCTCTCTTTTGCAAG GAGATGAGCGTGGGCTATGCTAATGGCATCCGTGTCATGAGTATCACTCACACAGGAGAACCTGGCTTCGTGCTTTATATCCCCATAGAG TACGCCCTGCACGTGTACAACGAGGTGATGAACATGGGGCAGAAGTATGGCATTCGGAACGCCGGTTACTACGCGCTCCGCAGCCTGCGCATTGAGAAGTTCTTTGCCTTCTGGGGCCAGGATCTGGATGCTTTTACTACTCCTATGGAGTGTGGACGCGAGTTCCAGGTCAAGCTGGATAAG GGAATGGAGTTTCTTGGCCAGGACGTGCTGCTGGAACAGAAGCAGAACGGGGTGTACAAGCGCTTTACCATGTTCATTCTCGAGGACCATGACACGGATATGGACCTCTGGCCCTGGTGGGGGGAGCCCATTTTCCGCAACGGCCGCTACGTGGGCAAGACCACCAGCAGTGCCTACAGCTACACCCTGGAGCGCCACGTCTGCCTCGGCTTCGTGCACCACTTCGACGAGCAGACGGGAGAGGAGCTGGTGGTGACCACTGACTTCATCAACCAGGGAGAGTACGAGATCGACATTGCCGGGCAGCGCTTCCAGGCCAAAGCCAAGCTCTACCCCTTCAGCTCCCTCTTTGCGCAGCGGCGCCGCAAGGATGACGTGGAACTGAGTGGCTACCAGAGGGAGTAG
- the ST3GAL2 gene encoding CMP-N-acetylneuraminate-beta-galactosamide-alpha-2,3-sialyltransferase 2, giving the protein MKCSLRFCFLSTAFLLVFVMSLLFTYSHHSIAYLDPGGLGGIHRVKLVPGYAGMQRLSKGGPYPRGCSCRRCPAEEPGATDWFDGRYDGTVSPVWTKENMDLPPDVQRWWMMLQPQFKSHNTHEVLSKLFQIVPGEDPYRSRDPRRCRRCAVVGNSGNLRGSGYGPEIDGHDFVMRMNQAPTVGFEGDVGGRTTHHFMYPESAKNLPANVSFVLVPFKTLDLLWIASALSTGQIRFTYAPVKPFLRVDKEKVQIYNPAFFKYIHDRWTEHHGRYPSTGMLVLFFALHVCDEVNVFGFGADSRGNWHHYWENNRYAGEFRKTGVHDADFEAHIIDMLAKTSKIEVYRGN; this is encoded by the exons ATGAAGTGCTCGTTGCGCTTCTGCTTCCTCTCGACCGCCTTCCTGCTCGTCTTCGTCATGTCCCTCCTCTTCACCTACTCCCACCACAGCATCGCCTACCTGGACCCCGGCGGGCTGGGCGGCATCCACCGGGTGAAGCTGGTGCCCGGCTATGCCGGGATGCAGCGGCTCAGCAAAGGGGGGCCGTACCctcggggctgctcctgccgccgctgcccggcCGAGGAGCCCGGAGCCACCGACTGGTTTGATGGGCGCTATGACGGCACCGTGTCCCCAGTGTGGACCAAGGAGAACATGGACCTACCGCCCGATGTCCAGAGGTGGTGGATG ATGCTGCAGCCCCAGTTCAAGTCCCACAACACCCACGAGGTCCTGAGCAAGCTCTTCCAGATCGTGCCGGGCGAGGATCCGTACCGCTCCCGTGACCCacgccgctgccgccgctgtGCCGTGGTTGGCAACTCCGGCAACCTGCGTGGCTCCGGCTACGGCCCCGAAATCGACGGGCACGACTTCGTGATGCG GATGAACCAGGCCCCCACGGTGGGCTTTGAGGGCGATGTGGGTGGTCGGACCACACACCACTTCATGTATCCCGAGAGTGCCAAGAACCTGCCCGCCAATGTCAGCTTTGTGCTCGTGCCCTTCAAAACCCTGGACCTGCTCTGGATCGCCAGTGCCCTCTCCACTGGCCAGATCAGGTT CACATACGCACCTGTGAAGCCTTTTCTGCGTGTGGACAAAGAAAAG GTGCAGATCTACAATCCTGCCTTCTTCAAGTACATCCACGACCGCTGGACGGAACACCACGGGCGCTACCCCTCCACTGGCATGCTGGTGCTCTTCTTTGCCCTCCATGTCTGCGATGAG GTGAACGTCTTTGGGTTCGGTGCTGACAGCCGAGGGAACTGGCACCACTACTGGGAGAACAACCGCTACGCCGGGGAGTTCCGGAAGACGGGGGTGCACGACGCTGACTTCGAGGCACACATCATCGACATGCTGGCCAAAACCAGCAAGATCGAGGTTTACCGGGGAAACTGA